Proteins co-encoded in one Stenotrophomonas maltophilia genomic window:
- a CDS encoding ATP-binding protein, with product MASGFATCLEYGRPSLRIIGDGRCGKSTATRILETTTSWRPFPIGFLRMVVGKPTTPSEGNFFREVILGLGMRATTVASPQDLLLRIIRAIEQEAARASADVVVIAIDTAEQLTLKDYAHLAKLQNHFLGSSVQPFFLFIHQSNSVIGGADDLSQLAPPHLYGRFFVDSHPFTGLLWDIPTEDADVQDACDVALAFRQLDQVMRWPDEGGKTYTEAFAPYAYSVGWRLEKETEAIRERIENLANQGNYPVPKDWLMASFNQFVYHLLTKIAAGRNDFEGLTTQHIDEALLRSAYAGFESSRNRAVGK from the coding sequence ATGGCATCTGGATTCGCCACGTGCCTGGAGTATGGGCGGCCGAGCCTGAGGATCATTGGCGATGGCCGGTGTGGGAAGTCAACTGCCACGCGAATACTTGAAACCACCACTTCTTGGCGACCATTTCCTATTGGATTCCTCCGGATGGTCGTCGGAAAACCGACTACCCCTAGCGAAGGCAACTTCTTCCGCGAGGTCATCCTTGGACTGGGCATGAGGGCAACAACCGTAGCCAGCCCACAGGATCTCCTCCTCAGGATCATCCGGGCAATTGAGCAGGAAGCCGCTAGAGCATCGGCCGACGTGGTCGTGATTGCGATCGATACGGCTGAGCAGCTCACGCTCAAGGACTACGCCCACCTTGCAAAGCTTCAGAACCACTTCCTCGGATCATCAGTGCAACCGTTCTTTCTCTTCATCCACCAGAGCAACAGCGTGATTGGAGGCGCAGACGATCTTAGTCAGCTGGCGCCGCCACATCTGTATGGCCGATTCTTTGTCGACAGCCATCCTTTTACCGGGCTTCTCTGGGACATCCCGACGGAGGACGCTGACGTGCAGGACGCATGTGATGTCGCCTTGGCATTTCGCCAGCTTGACCAAGTTATGAGGTGGCCGGACGAGGGAGGAAAGACCTACACCGAAGCATTCGCACCCTATGCTTACAGCGTTGGCTGGCGCCTTGAGAAGGAGACCGAAGCGATACGCGAACGAATTGAGAACCTTGCCAATCAAGGCAACTATCCCGTTCCCAAGGATTGGCTCATGGCCTCCTTCAACCAGTTTGTCTACCACCTACTCACCAAGATCGCTGCTGGGCGCAACGATTTCGAAGGGCTTACTACCCAGCACATTGATGAAGCTCTCCTGCGCAGCGCATACGCCGGCTTCGAAAGCTCAAGAAATAGGGCCGTAGGCAAATGA
- a CDS encoding NIF family HAD-type phosphatase, with protein sequence MRPTILALDLEGTLISNAVSQIPRPGLYQFLEVAHELFEHLVIYTTVPEAAFRRISRLLVEEGSAPGWFAELPYTFWGGATKDLRYVSPILGAALLLDDHADYIHPGQERYWIEVSLFGAPYDADDAGLEVALEMLKERLVVPL encoded by the coding sequence ATGCGACCGACCATCCTTGCTCTCGATCTCGAGGGGACGCTGATCTCAAATGCTGTCAGCCAGATTCCACGCCCAGGGCTTTATCAGTTCCTTGAGGTCGCTCATGAACTCTTCGAGCATCTGGTCATCTACACCACGGTCCCTGAGGCAGCTTTCCGCAGGATTTCGCGGCTGCTGGTCGAGGAAGGGAGCGCGCCAGGCTGGTTCGCTGAGTTGCCATATACATTCTGGGGAGGGGCAACGAAGGACCTCCGGTATGTGTCTCCGATCCTGGGTGCAGCGCTGTTGCTGGACGATCACGCGGACTACATCCATCCGGGGCAGGAGCGCTATTGGATTGAGGTCTCTTTGTTCGGCGCTCCATATGACGCGGATGACGCCGGCCTGGAAGTGGCCCTTGAGATGCTGAAGGAACGATTGGTTGTTCCGTTGTAG
- a CDS encoding FdhF/YdeP family oxidoreductase: MSEQKIPRYKAYDHPAGGWGAAGATAKVLMQQSVIAKGSKALLSMNQPGGFKCPSCAFPDADHTKKLEFCENGAKALAWEATKHRATREFFAEHTVQELMAQSDYWLEMQGRLTEPMRYDPVSDHYVPCSWDEAFALIGRHLQALSSPHEAEFYTSGRTPNEAAFLYSIFVREFGTNNFPDCSNMCHEPTSRGLPPAIGVGKGTIVLDDFEHAEAIFVIGQNTGTNSPRMMSNLVEARKRNAPIVAVNPMPERALIRFAEPQDVVQMATFGSTEISSEFVHIRIGGDLALIKGIMKAMFEREAAGESVLDHEFLTEHTVGLEALREEVMSLEWSQIVQVSGIKKEQILRCAEIYIRSRATIICYGMGLTQHQQGSRLLQQVANLLMLRGNFGKPGAGIAPIRGHSNVQGDRTVGIDEKPTQRYLDQVRDVFGFEPPREHGHHVVESIEAMLAGTAKVFIGMGGNFIHAVPDTEIAYRAMRGLELTVGIATKLNRGHLVHGKEALILPVVARSEWIHTPLGEQFVTIEDAMSNVTASRGVLEPVSEHVLPEVEIVCRMAMATLPDSKVDWAACMHDYNHVRELIAAVYPSIYADFNERIQAPRGFHLDIPPRRREWPTPNGKANILVLPGLEVNDLVEDPTMLRLATVRSHDQYNTTIYSYNDRYRGVYNDRMILFMNLEDRVARGIGKEEQVSLETISSDGVCRRVDGLTVLDYPMPRGAIAGYYPELNPLLPLDYFDRISGTPAAKSIPVRVVISQ, from the coding sequence ATGTCAGAGCAGAAGATCCCCCGTTACAAAGCCTACGACCATCCTGCCGGTGGTTGGGGTGCCGCCGGTGCAACCGCCAAGGTTCTGATGCAGCAGAGCGTCATTGCCAAGGGATCTAAAGCGCTTTTGTCGATGAATCAGCCTGGGGGATTCAAGTGCCCCAGTTGCGCTTTCCCGGATGCAGATCACACCAAGAAGCTGGAGTTCTGCGAAAACGGTGCGAAGGCCTTGGCATGGGAGGCAACCAAGCATCGCGCCACGCGTGAGTTCTTCGCGGAGCACACTGTCCAGGAGCTGATGGCGCAGTCCGACTATTGGCTGGAGATGCAGGGTCGATTGACCGAGCCGATGCGATATGACCCGGTATCCGACCATTACGTTCCTTGTAGCTGGGATGAGGCCTTCGCGCTGATCGGGCGACACCTGCAGGCCCTGTCCAGCCCGCATGAGGCTGAGTTCTACACCTCGGGGAGGACGCCGAACGAAGCCGCGTTCCTGTACTCGATCTTCGTGCGCGAGTTCGGAACCAACAACTTCCCGGACTGCTCGAACATGTGCCACGAGCCGACCAGCCGGGGGTTGCCGCCGGCAATTGGTGTCGGCAAGGGCACTATCGTGCTCGATGACTTTGAGCATGCTGAGGCCATCTTCGTCATCGGCCAGAACACAGGCACCAACTCACCACGAATGATGTCCAACTTGGTGGAGGCGCGGAAGCGTAATGCTCCAATTGTCGCGGTCAATCCTATGCCGGAACGTGCGCTGATTCGCTTTGCCGAGCCCCAGGACGTCGTGCAGATGGCCACGTTTGGCTCCACCGAGATTTCCAGTGAATTTGTACACATTCGCATCGGCGGTGACCTGGCCCTGATCAAGGGCATCATGAAGGCTATGTTCGAGCGGGAAGCGGCCGGCGAGTCTGTTCTCGATCACGAATTCCTGACCGAGCACACCGTCGGGCTGGAGGCATTGCGTGAAGAAGTGATGTCCCTGGAGTGGAGCCAGATCGTCCAAGTGTCCGGGATCAAGAAGGAGCAGATTCTGCGTTGTGCAGAGATCTACATCCGTTCCCGTGCGACCATTATCTGCTATGGCATGGGCCTGACCCAGCACCAGCAAGGATCTCGCCTTTTGCAGCAGGTTGCCAATCTGCTGATGCTGCGCGGCAACTTCGGAAAGCCCGGGGCGGGCATTGCTCCTATTCGCGGCCATTCCAACGTGCAAGGCGACCGTACCGTCGGCATTGATGAGAAGCCGACGCAACGCTACCTGGACCAAGTTCGCGACGTGTTCGGGTTCGAACCGCCGCGCGAACATGGGCACCATGTGGTTGAGTCTATTGAGGCGATGCTGGCTGGAACCGCCAAGGTCTTCATCGGCATGGGCGGGAACTTCATCCATGCTGTTCCTGATACCGAAATTGCCTACAGGGCAATGCGTGGTCTTGAGCTTACGGTTGGCATCGCCACCAAACTCAACCGTGGCCACCTAGTGCATGGCAAGGAGGCGCTGATCCTACCGGTGGTGGCGCGCTCGGAGTGGATCCATACCCCGCTGGGTGAGCAGTTTGTCACCATTGAGGATGCCATGTCGAATGTCACCGCATCCCGTGGAGTACTGGAGCCTGTGAGTGAACATGTTCTTCCGGAAGTTGAGATCGTGTGCCGCATGGCAATGGCAACACTGCCGGACAGCAAGGTCGACTGGGCAGCTTGCATGCACGATTACAACCATGTTCGTGAGCTGATCGCGGCGGTCTATCCCAGCATCTACGCAGACTTCAATGAACGGATCCAGGCGCCGCGTGGCTTCCACTTGGACATTCCGCCGCGCCGCCGTGAGTGGCCGACACCTAACGGGAAGGCCAATATTCTGGTGTTGCCGGGTCTTGAAGTGAACGACCTGGTCGAGGATCCCACTATGCTTCGGCTGGCCACGGTTCGCTCCCATGACCAGTACAACACGACAATCTACAGCTACAACGATCGCTATCGCGGTGTGTATAACGATCGAATGATCCTCTTCATGAACCTGGAAGATCGAGTAGCACGAGGGATTGGGAAGGAGGAACAGGTGAGCCTCGAGACGATCTCCAGTGATGGCGTCTGCCGGCGGGTCGATGGGTTGACTGTGCTTGACTATCCGATGCCGCGTGGCGCGATTGCGGGCTACTACCCTGAACTCAATCCACTGCTACCTCTGGATTACTTCGATCGCATCAGTGGTACCCCCGCGGCGAAGTCGATCCCGGTCAGGGTGGTCATTTCACAGTGA
- the fdhD gene encoding formate dehydrogenase accessory sulfurtransferase FdhD, whose translation MQAPSPVPANEPCGIAYRRTLRWRGGERGSIMDSVAEEVPVAMLYNDSPFSVMMASPTDLEDFALGFSMTEGTISDPSQLLRIEVRPSLEGIELAMEVTDSAPIVSMPNDATRNLPGRSGCGLCGASRLEQVLRMPLPIDRPTTYSALALRVALSSLKGLQPMNEAAGSTHAAAWVLPDGAIEVVREDVGRHNALDKLIGAMRRSSTSTNEGLVLLSSRASYEMVSKAAYAGMAIVAAVSAPTALAIDLAKAAGICLVGFARSDGFNIYSHPQRLLDLEAAHLAAV comes from the coding sequence ATGCAAGCGCCCAGCCCAGTACCTGCCAACGAGCCCTGCGGCATCGCATATCGAAGAACCCTTCGGTGGCGTGGTGGCGAGCGCGGCTCAATCATGGACAGCGTTGCCGAAGAAGTGCCTGTCGCGATGCTCTACAACGACAGTCCTTTCTCGGTGATGATGGCCAGCCCAACGGATCTGGAAGACTTTGCGCTGGGCTTTTCCATGACGGAGGGAACAATTTCTGATCCCTCCCAACTTCTCCGGATTGAAGTGAGGCCATCGCTGGAAGGCATTGAGCTGGCGATGGAAGTCACAGATAGTGCGCCCATCGTGTCAATGCCCAACGACGCCACCCGCAACCTACCCGGGCGTAGCGGTTGCGGGCTATGTGGAGCTAGTCGACTGGAGCAAGTGCTCAGAATGCCTTTGCCAATCGACCGACCCACCACCTACTCCGCCTTGGCGCTACGCGTAGCACTGTCCTCGCTAAAAGGGCTACAGCCAATGAACGAGGCTGCCGGCTCAACCCACGCAGCAGCATGGGTTCTCCCGGACGGAGCTATCGAAGTGGTACGCGAAGACGTGGGCAGGCACAACGCACTAGATAAGCTCATTGGTGCAATGAGGCGCTCATCGACTTCAACCAACGAAGGTCTCGTGCTTCTATCTAGCCGTGCTAGCTACGAAATGGTGAGTAAGGCCGCCTATGCAGGCATGGCGATCGTTGCAGCGGTATCGGCACCCACAGCCTTAGCCATAGATCTCGCAAAGGCCGCAGGGATCTGTCTTGTCGGTTTCGCGCGCTCGGATGGCTTCAACATCTATTCACACCCCCAGCGCCTACTCGATTTGGAAGCTGCACACCTAGCAGCCGTATGA
- the cydB gene encoding cytochrome d ubiquinol oxidase subunit II has product MDSMTWLPIAWFAVISFGVLMYVVLDGFVLGIGILAPFAEDEEQLDVMMNTAAPIWDGNETWLVLGGAGLLAAFPTAYAALLSALYLPVLLLLVSLVFRGVAFEFRFKAHRSKRLWSVAFGLGSLLAAFSQGVILGTVVQGVPMTGDTYAGGPFLWFSPFAMLTGAALVAGYALLGSTWLILKTEGRTHALARRLTRPLVVAVIVAMGLVSSWLPFLDLRLMTRWFSDGNFWWLSPVPLLTLAVAVALWRAEKRPTHDLAPFLLSLSLFVLGYLGLVLGMWPYLLPPALTIWDAAAPVSSLGFSLVGLAVMLPVILGYTAWSYRVFRGKVSASTSYH; this is encoded by the coding sequence ATGGACTCGATGACCTGGTTGCCCATCGCCTGGTTCGCCGTCATCAGCTTCGGCGTCCTGATGTACGTCGTCCTCGACGGCTTCGTACTCGGTATTGGCATTCTCGCGCCCTTTGCCGAGGATGAAGAGCAGCTCGATGTGATGATGAACACCGCTGCCCCAATATGGGATGGCAACGAAACCTGGCTGGTGCTCGGCGGAGCCGGATTGCTAGCAGCGTTTCCAACAGCCTATGCAGCGCTTCTTTCGGCCCTGTACCTTCCAGTACTTCTGCTGCTTGTATCATTGGTTTTCCGGGGGGTCGCCTTTGAGTTCAGGTTCAAAGCCCATCGCTCCAAGAGGCTTTGGAGCGTGGCTTTCGGCCTTGGCTCGCTTCTGGCCGCGTTCTCTCAAGGAGTGATTCTTGGCACGGTGGTGCAAGGCGTGCCAATGACTGGTGACACCTACGCTGGCGGGCCATTCCTATGGTTCAGCCCCTTTGCCATGCTTACCGGAGCAGCCTTGGTTGCCGGCTACGCCTTGCTTGGAAGCACCTGGCTAATCTTGAAGACCGAGGGGCGAACCCACGCACTTGCCAGGCGCCTGACCCGCCCCCTGGTGGTCGCCGTGATCGTGGCCATGGGGCTCGTGAGCAGCTGGCTGCCGTTCCTTGATCTGCGACTAATGACTCGCTGGTTCAGTGACGGGAATTTCTGGTGGCTGTCCCCCGTCCCCCTTCTTACGCTCGCCGTGGCAGTGGCGCTGTGGCGCGCGGAGAAACGCCCCACTCATGATCTTGCCCCTTTCCTACTGAGCCTGTCGTTGTTTGTCCTGGGTTACCTAGGCCTCGTACTCGGCATGTGGCCGTACCTGCTCCCCCCGGCATTGACGATCTGGGATGCAGCAGCGCCAGTGTCGTCGCTTGGCTTCAGCCTGGTCGGCTTGGCGGTCATGCTTCCTGTCATCCTGGGCTACACCGCCTGGTCATACCGCGTTTTCCGCGGCAAGGTGAGTGCGAGCACGAGCTATCATTGA
- a CDS encoding cyclin-dependent kinase inhibitor 3 family protein, translating into MIRTSLTHPLAIAELPVGERGGAIGVTFAPGKYQEVAMTGAWARDIDVDVSVIQCWGASHLITLLEPWEFSELRIECLPQVVEGQGISWHGLPITDGAAPDQRLLERWPVLGSMLVRSLHSGLRIVVHCKGGLGRAGTVAAMLLLQSGAERTAQAAIGSVRRVRPGAIETAVQEDFLQQWAQGLRS; encoded by the coding sequence ATGATTCGAACAAGTTTGACCCACCCTTTAGCTATCGCGGAACTCCCGGTTGGCGAAAGGGGAGGGGCAATTGGTGTGACCTTCGCGCCAGGTAAGTACCAAGAAGTTGCGATGACGGGGGCATGGGCGAGAGACATCGATGTGGATGTCTCTGTGATTCAGTGTTGGGGAGCCAGCCACCTGATCACGCTACTCGAGCCGTGGGAGTTCAGTGAGTTGCGGATCGAGTGCTTGCCTCAAGTGGTTGAAGGGCAGGGCATCTCATGGCATGGCCTTCCAATCACGGATGGCGCAGCACCTGACCAGAGGTTGCTCGAACGATGGCCAGTACTGGGGTCAATGCTCGTTCGGAGTTTGCATTCGGGCCTGCGCATTGTGGTCCACTGCAAGGGTGGGCTGGGGCGAGCCGGCACTGTCGCAGCGATGCTTCTACTGCAGTCAGGGGCTGAGCGAACAGCGCAGGCTGCCATTGGCTCGGTGCGACGTGTCAGGCCGGGTGCCATCGAGACCGCTGTCCAGGAGGATTTCCTGCAGCAATGGGCACAGGGACTGCGCTCGTAG
- a CDS encoding cytochrome ubiquinol oxidase subunit I — MDALLLSRIQFGFLISFHVLFPAFTIGLASWLGFVEWRWLRTRNPVWRDLFFFWQKIFAVSFGMGVVSGIVMAFQFGTNWPRLSQIAGTVIGPLLTYEVLTAFFLEASFLGVMMFGWGRVSPRLHFFSTCMVALGTLFSTFWILASNSWLHTPAGYEMINGVVHPVDWFEVVFNPSFPYRLAHMAIGSFITTCFVVGGVGAWYLRRKEHVEAGRKMLGAAVIFAAITVPVQIFVGDMHGLNTLKHQPMKIAAVEAHWHQGQEGEGVPLVVFAVPNEKEERNDLEIAIPRVGSLILTHSMDGTFAPLTSVPASERPPVTPVFFAFRIMVGIGTLMLLLAWLSAFTLARRKLFDSGALLRAWNWMLPSGFVALVAGWFVTEMGRQPWIVYGVLRTADAVGPQTAWMTAISLAVYVAGYAFVFGWGIWYLVKILRHGPHAQDGSPSLEGGDRTPARPISAADQSL; from the coding sequence ATGGACGCCCTCCTCCTTTCCCGAATTCAGTTCGGCTTTCTCATCAGCTTCCATGTGCTCTTCCCTGCCTTCACCATTGGCTTGGCCAGTTGGCTTGGTTTCGTGGAATGGCGCTGGCTTCGAACCCGCAACCCGGTGTGGCGGGATCTGTTCTTCTTCTGGCAGAAGATCTTTGCCGTGTCCTTCGGCATGGGCGTGGTAAGCGGTATCGTCATGGCGTTCCAGTTCGGCACAAACTGGCCTCGTTTGAGCCAGATCGCCGGAACCGTAATCGGCCCCCTACTGACTTACGAGGTCCTGACAGCCTTCTTCCTGGAGGCAAGTTTCCTCGGAGTGATGATGTTCGGCTGGGGGCGAGTATCACCACGCCTGCACTTCTTTTCCACATGCATGGTCGCACTTGGAACGCTCTTTTCAACGTTCTGGATTCTTGCCTCCAACAGCTGGTTGCATACGCCTGCGGGCTACGAAATGATCAACGGAGTGGTCCATCCGGTTGACTGGTTCGAGGTTGTGTTCAATCCATCGTTCCCCTATCGACTGGCCCATATGGCAATAGGGTCATTCATAACAACCTGCTTCGTGGTGGGTGGTGTTGGCGCCTGGTACCTGCGGCGTAAGGAGCACGTCGAAGCCGGCCGCAAGATGCTTGGGGCGGCTGTGATATTTGCGGCCATTACCGTTCCTGTTCAGATTTTCGTGGGTGACATGCATGGTCTGAACACCCTCAAGCACCAGCCGATGAAGATCGCAGCGGTAGAGGCTCACTGGCATCAGGGCCAAGAAGGTGAAGGAGTTCCGCTGGTCGTCTTCGCTGTACCAAATGAGAAGGAAGAGCGGAACGATCTTGAGATCGCGATTCCGCGTGTTGGCAGCCTCATCCTGACTCACTCCATGGATGGAACCTTCGCACCGCTGACATCCGTACCGGCGAGCGAACGACCTCCGGTCACGCCTGTGTTCTTCGCATTCCGGATCATGGTTGGGATAGGCACCCTCATGCTACTGCTCGCCTGGCTTTCTGCTTTCACCCTGGCCCGCCGTAAGCTGTTCGATTCCGGGGCCCTGCTGCGCGCTTGGAACTGGATGCTTCCAAGTGGGTTCGTTGCTTTGGTGGCCGGCTGGTTTGTCACCGAGATGGGGCGCCAGCCTTGGATTGTCTATGGCGTTTTGCGAACGGCTGATGCCGTGGGACCGCAAACGGCCTGGATGACAGCGATCTCACTCGCGGTCTATGTCGCTGGATATGCGTTCGTATTTGGTTGGGGCATCTGGTATCTGGTCAAGATCCTCCGACATGGCCCACATGCCCAAGACGGAAGTCCGTCGCTAGAGGGTGGTGATCGCACACCTGCACGGCCTATCTCGGCCGCTGATCAATCTCTCTGA
- a CDS encoding helix-turn-helix domain-containing protein, translating into MAKTIHRKEYAALIETVRDARLAAGLTQVQVSSKLGRSQSFISDVETGKRRVDVVELRDIARLTGLSLGKLIADFEKRLKD; encoded by the coding sequence GTGGCCAAGACAATCCATCGCAAGGAATACGCCGCCCTGATTGAGACCGTCAGAGACGCGCGCTTGGCTGCTGGCCTTACCCAAGTACAAGTGTCCAGCAAGCTGGGGCGCAGCCAGTCGTTCATTAGCGATGTTGAGACAGGGAAGCGCAGGGTTGACGTCGTGGAGCTTAGGGACATAGCGCGCCTGACAGGCCTATCCCTGGGCAAGCTCATTGCCGACTTTGAGAAGCGACTCAAAGACTGA